One Babesia bovis T2Bo chromosome 4 map unlocalized Chr4_1, whole genome shotgun sequence genomic window carries:
- a CDS encoding flavodoxin domain containing protein translates to MKVIVVYASETGCGEALAYTTYIELYKRGIDVKVRSACMVTLRYLVAFDRCIFIVSTAAFGEFPHNIHPLVDALRKRKACLSLSYTIFGLGDSKYPLYNYAARRLISVLNNFGGTCFYPPGYGDDQHPLGHLGEFIAWLPGLCKWWNAEVIYEPMPMKFALKVVGLDKRIKEGRIDIKVNMGTIKSNELITPEVYFSPVRNILVDFYGQLYDIGDVCRLYPTGNADEVAEDLKSLGYDPDEVVLIKRMPDGFEFNRDLEILVEGNNFDNDNPNRLPFEGIPIKLQRLFTEFLCLRNVCTQWQMYIMAAFARQEIHKNKLLEMSAFTIDACVQYNNYCKDEKRTLIEVLKDFHMTNLPLNVLVNIATPYYPRFLSIASLGSTIGIGKFFDNPLSPSLGSISYRCFKKFLNQSMANTGIMELYVGEVVHRTPNGRIIKGQASEMLYKGVPGNRFRFDFVNHGLARRILNINKPVLFISTGTGLAACKPLLESRIQMQITMWKEHFTRPKFRDLAFFGYRNRKVDQLYVSNFKLLNLWCDVHILYSRGSKQKVYVQDGVAKYPHRVLNILMNGTVIVTGRSNPMPKEVMQTLKNILVEHAGFETKAAEEYIEDAILGGRIVLETWG, encoded by the coding sequence ATGAAAGTTATTGTGGTATATGCAAGCGAAACCGGATGTGGCGAGGCCCTGGCTTACACTACGTACATCGAACTGTATAAAAGAGGGATAGATGTCAAGGTTAGGTCTGCTTGTATGGTCACACTGAGGTACCTCGTTGCATTTGATAGATGTATCTTTATAGTTTCAACCGCTGCTTTTGGGGAATTCCCTCACAACATACATCCGTTAGTTGACGCATTAAGGAAAAGGAAGGCTTGCCTTTCGTTAAGTTACACAATATTCGGTCTGGGAGATTCAAAATATCCGTTGTATAACTACGCTGCAAGGAGGTTAATATCCGTATTGAATAACTTTGGTGGTACTTGCTTTTATCCACCGGGATACGGAGATGACCAACATCCACTTGGTCACCTGGGAGAGTTTATTGCGTGGTTACCCGGCTTGTGTAAATGGTGGAATGCAGAAGTGATTTATGAACCAATGCCCATGAAATTTGCGCTCAAAGTTGTTGGCCTTGATAAACGAATAAAGGAAGGTAGGATAGATATCAAGGTCAATATGGGTACCATAAAATCAAACGAACTCATCACGCCTGAAGTTTACTTCAGTCCTGTCAGAAACATATTGGTTGATTTTTATGGGCAACTTTATGATATAGGGGATGTATGTAGGTTGTACCCTACAGGTAACGCTGATGAGGTTGCTGAGGATCTTAAATCCCTTGGATATGATCCCGATGAAGTTGTTTTGATAAAACGAATGCCAGATGGCTTTGAATTTAACAGGGATTTGGAAATCCTAGTTGAAGGAAATAATTTTGATAACGATAATCCAAATCGCTTACCATTCGAGGGTATACCGATTAAACTACAAAGACTTTTCACTGAGTTTCTCTGTCTGAGGAATGTATGCACACAATGGCAAATGTACATTATGGCTGCATTCGCTAGGCAGGAAATTcataaaaacaaattgTTAGAGATGTCGGCATTTACAATTGATGCATGTGTTCAGTATAATAATTACTGCAAAGATGAAAAAAGAACCTTAATAGAGGTGCTTAAAGACTTCCATATGACTAATCTCCCATTGAATGTCCTTGTAAACATTGCTACGCCGTACTATCCAAGATTCCTTTCGATTGCTTCATTAGGAAGCACCATCGGAATTGGGAAATTCTTCGATAATCCCTTGAGCCCTTCGCTAGGATCGATTTCATATCGTTGCTTCAAAAAGTTCTTGAATCAATCAATGGCTAATACCGGAATCATGGAATTGTACGTTGGTGAAGTCGTACACCGCACACCCAACGGCCGTATAATTAAGGGGCAGGCTTCTGAAATGCTTTATAAAGGTGTCCCAGGTAACCGGTTCAGGTTCGATTTTGTAAACCATGGACTAGCAAGGAGgatattgaatataaacaaaccAGTGTTGTTCATTTCCACAGGTACAGGTCTTGCCGCCTGTAAACCTTTACTTGAAAGCAGAATACAGATGCAAATAACAATGTGGAAAGAACACTTCACACGTCCGAAGTTCAGGGATCTTGCTTTCTTTGGTTACAGAAACCGGAAAGTAGATCAACTGTATGTGTCTAACTTTAAGCTACTTAATCTCTGGTGTGATGTTCACATACTGTACTCAAGAGGAAGCAAACAAAAGGTTTATGTCCAAGACGGCGTAGCCAAGTACCCACATAGGGTACTGAACATTCTGATGAACGGAACAGTAATTGTTACCGGCAGATCAAACCCTATGCCAAAGGAAGTTATGCAAACCCTTAAGAATATACTAGTTGAACACGCGGGTTTTGAAACGAAAGCAGCTGAAGAGTACATCGAAGATGCAATATTAGGAGGTAGGATTGTCTTAGAAACATGGGGATGA